The genomic stretch ACAGCGCAGGGTGCAGCCTTAGTCGACATAGAGATCGCCTCGTCGCTTTGCTCCTCGCGATGACGGCTTTGTTTTACGCGAGACTTTTTCAATAAGCCCTGGCAAAAGAAAGACGGCGACCATTTGATGGTCGCCGCCCTTCCACACGTTCGCAAATTGCGCGGAGTCTGGTTATGTGACCACGTCGTTCACCGTATTGGTGAGAGTACCGTCTTCATCCATAGTCCAGGTATCCGCCGCCGCGTCATCATCGATACCCGGATCAGGCGCGTTGGCGGTAGCGACGAATGCAGCACCGGTAACTACGATTGTGTAGGCATAACGGGCCTGCAGCATCACTTCAACACCGAGCTCAGCCAGGTCATCCGTGTAAAAGCCCTTTTCCTGGAAATACGCACGCTCCATCACGTAGATCTGCTTGAGGATCTGCTTGGCTTCTGACTGCTTCGACTTGGTGCTCGCCGTCATGAATCTCGGAATCGCCAGCGCGGCAAGAATACCGATGATGACCACGACGATCATGAGTTCGATCAGCGTGAAGCCCTTCTGGGATTTGTGGAACTTTGACAACATTTTTGCCCTCCTACGAGCTTTGAGTTGATATGGGTTTCTGCTTCTTTCTACTAAGTCCTCGATTTCTCTTTGACTCTCGCTTAACAGTTTCGCAAAGATCGCGCCCATCGGCGAAAACTCTGCGGGAAACTTTCATTTCTCTGCTTATCCCTTTGCGATGCAATACAATCGATTTTGTGATGTCTCCTTCTCTTGTTCATAATTGCTGTTCAAACCATGTTCAGGATCATTCAAACTCTCTCACTTTGCCCTTGGCACATCGCAAAACGCAATGCTAACTTGTCACGTCATCCGAAGTGTTTACAAGATTCCCTGCGTCGTCAATAGTCCAGACATCGGGTGCTGGATCATCATCCAACCCCGGATCCGCGCACGTTGCAGTCGCTACAAAGCTGCTGCCATTTACCACCATGCTGTACGCATAGCGTGCGGTTGACATCAGTTCTACCAGAATATCCTTGTAGGCGTCCGGATTGGCCGGTGTAAGCACGACACCACCCGGATCCCAATAGGTTTCATTCTCTTGAAAATGCGCCCGCTGGTTGACATAGATTTGTTTCAGGATCTTTTTTGCTTCCGATTGTTTACTCCGAGCTGCCACAGTCATGAACTTCGGGATAGCCATTGCGGCGAGAATGCCGATGATCACGACTACGATCATCAGTTCTATCAGCGTGAAACCTGTTGTCCTCACCCGTCTCAAATGTTACTCCAATCTTTGAATTCGACCAATCCGGATGCCGCAAAGAGGGTGCCCAACTGCAGGCAATGTTCTTAGTCGATGACACTGTTGCGACTACATCGCTTACTGTAGAGACAAGTCAACGACTCACCGCCCCAAGTATTGCTTCCTGCGTTCTCCATACTGCAAAATGCGAGAATCAACATCTACGAGTCGCCCTTCTCCGCATGCCTGAGATCGTATCGGTCTATCTTCCGATATAGAGTGGATGGGTCTATGCCGAGTATCTTAGCCGCCCTCGATTTCTGCCATCCGGTCTGGTTCAGCGTCCAGAAGATATATGCCTTCTCGATCGATTCCAGCGTCGGCGTCGTAGCCTTGTCTCTCGGATCGATTGCTGTCTTCGGAACCTGTTCAGTTATATTCTTCGGAAAATCAACTATTACAATCTCATCCGACTTCGACAGCAGGAGCGCTCGTTCAACGCTGTTTTCAAGTTCCCTGACATTGCCCGGCCAGTCGTACGCGACCAATGCACTCAGCGCTTCTCCTGATACCTTTCTGATTGGAAGCTTCATCTTCTCTGAGTATATGCGCACGAAATGGTTCACCAGCAGTTCAATATCCTCGCGCCGTTCCCTCAGCGATGGGATATAAATCGGCAGGACATTAAGCCTGTAGAACAGATCAGCCCTGAAGCGATTCGCTTCAACTTCCGTTTCCAGATCGGCATTTGTAGCAGCGATCAGCCTGACATCCACCTTGATTGGCGTAGTCGAGCCGACCGGAGTTATGATCTTCTCTTCCAGCGCCCTGAGAAGTTTGGCTTGTATGCTATGAGACGTTGTCCCGATTTCGTCCAGAAAGAAAGTCCCCGTATCCGCAACCTTGAAAAGACCATCCTTATCCTTGAAAGCGCCGGTGAACGAACCCTTGACGTGTCCGAATAGTTCGCTCTCCAGGAGTGTTTCGGGCAGCGCCGCGCAGTTGATCGTTATGAATGGTTTCCCCGCTCGGTTCGAATGATAGTGCATTGCCTTAGCAATAAGATCTTTTCCAGTGCCGCTCTCTCCCCTGACAAGGACGGTACTATCCGAATTGGCAACGGTCAGTGCCATCTCTTTCATCTTCAGGACGCGAGGATTCTGCCCAATGAAATTGTCGAATGAGAATTCTGTCGATAGCCGCGTTTTTAGGTCCTTATTTTCTTCTGAAATCAGAGCTTCCTTCGACAGCTTGCTCAACGCAAGCTTCACCTCATCGATCTTAAATGGCTTAGTGATATAGTCATACGCTCCGCTCTTCATGGCTTCAATCGCCGAATCGACTGAAGCAAAAGCAGTCATGACGATGAATGGTATGTCCTCGTCCATCCGCTTCACCTTCGACAGCAATTCAAGCCCTGTCATCTCGGGCATCATCAGATCGGCTATGATCACGTTCGGAGCCGCTTTGCGAATCTTCGCGATGGCCTCTTCGCCACTCGATGCGCACTCGACCTCGTAACCCTCTTTGAAGAGCATGATTTCCATAAAATTGCGCATGCTCTCCTCATCATCCACTACCAAGACACGTGTTTTGTCCATTCTGCCAGTCTCCTTTGTCTCGCATACAGATATCGGCGGATTTATGGCAGATTAAACGGCTTCTTGGGGCGCAGACTCGCATTCTGCAAAGAATGTTCGGGTTGTGAGCAGACATGGCCATTTGACCAGCTCAAAGCCAACATCTGCGCCTCGCCGGATAAGATTTTCCAAACTATTCGGAGCTAAACCGAATCAATTTGGAACTTATCAGCTTGCGAGTCTTGTTTAAGGGGTTAGGACTGGTTGAAGGCTACAAGAGTGAGTTCACGATAAACGATTAAACATTCGACTTTGTGGCCGAAAATAACTATGATAGTCATAGTTACCTAATCAGATTCTAATTGATGAGTTGTATCGTGTACCCTGTGATTCAGAAAAGGAGTTCAAGATGCAAGACAGAATAGGGATAGTTGCCGGTAACATCTGGAAGAAGCTCGAAAGAGATGGCGAAATGTCGCCGCGGAAGCTCTCCACAGCTACCAAGGAAAAGTCAGATGTAGTATATCTGGCTCTTGGTTGGCTAGCGAGAGAGAACAAAGTGGAGTTCAACGCTACAAAGAGCTCTTTCAAGGTCAAGATTGCCGGGCGCTAATACTGCCCGGTCGATGATCCAAAATATGCGGATGTAGCTCCGCAATTACATCTTCTCAACGGCATCGGGCAGATGTTCACATGTGCCACACATGTATAACATTTGTGCAACAGTCTCGTTACGCTGTATCAGTGTGTCCAGCATCCGATAATTACACTATACGTCGATAACATCGTATGCCGAAGGGAGTAGTGTATGAGGGGATCACTGTTACTGTTGACGATGCTGGCATTCCTGGTCGTTGGCTGCTCTTCGACTCAGCAAAGTCACGACATAATCATAGTCAAGGACTCCGGCTATGGATACTCTGCAGACAATCCCATAAATTGTGGGGGCGGAATCAATGGCGAGCGGAAGTATATCGCAAAACTGAGGGGACCTGAAGGCCAGCGGATCAGAGCAGATCGGTTGGCGAATTGCTGCCACTTCAAACTGCCCGGCAAGAGCTTCAAGAAAAGTGGATTTATCTCACGCTATGAGGTCCATTATGACGGCATTTCTCAACCAGTTGTGATTTACCTGAATGGGTTTTTGCGCGCTCCGGTGAGAGCTCCCGGAGGATTCGCCATCGCTGATTGAGAATGAGATTCTGGATGAGATTAGACGCACCCGTCTTATG from Candidatus Zixiibacteriota bacterium encodes the following:
- a CDS encoding sigma-54 dependent transcriptional regulator, producing the protein MDKTRVLVVDDEESMRNFMEIMLFKEGYEVECASSGEEAIAKIRKAAPNVIIADLMMPEMTGLELLSKVKRMDEDIPFIVMTAFASVDSAIEAMKSGAYDYITKPFKIDEVKLALSKLSKEALISEENKDLKTRLSTEFSFDNFIGQNPRVLKMKEMALTVANSDSTVLVRGESGTGKDLIAKAMHYHSNRAGKPFITINCAALPETLLESELFGHVKGSFTGAFKDKDGLFKVADTGTFFLDEIGTTSHSIQAKLLRALEEKIITPVGSTTPIKVDVRLIAATNADLETEVEANRFRADLFYRLNVLPIYIPSLRERREDIELLVNHFVRIYSEKMKLPIRKVSGEALSALVAYDWPGNVRELENSVERALLLSKSDEIVIVDFPKNITEQVPKTAIDPRDKATTPTLESIEKAYIFWTLNQTGWQKSRAAKILGIDPSTLYRKIDRYDLRHAEKGDS
- a CDS encoding prepilin-type N-terminal cleavage/methylation domain-containing protein, giving the protein MLSKFHKSQKGFTLIELMIVVVIIGILAALAIPRFMTASTKSKQSEAKQILKQIYVMERAYFQEKGFYTDDLAELGVEVMLQARYAYTIVVTGAAFVATANAPDPGIDDDAAADTWTMDEDGTLTNTVNDVVT
- a CDS encoding pilus assembly protein PilE; the protein is MIVVVIIGILAAMAIPKFMTVAARSKQSEAKKILKQIYVNQRAHFQENETYWDPGGVVLTPANPDAYKDILVELMSTARYAYSMVVNGSSFVATATCADPGLDDDPAPDVWTIDDAGNLVNTSDDVTS
- a CDS encoding winged helix-turn-helix domain-containing protein, with amino-acid sequence MQDRIGIVAGNIWKKLERDGEMSPRKLSTATKEKSDVVYLALGWLARENKVEFNATKSSFKVKIAGR